The DNA region GCCAGCTTCCGGAATACGCCCGTGGCCTTATTCCTGGCCGTGGTCGACACGGTCCCGTTCACCGCCGATGACATGATGGTCATGCCGATGATGCCGGGGAGGAGGAAGGCGACGAAGCTCATGCTCGACGTCGTGACGTCCTGCGATGTGACCGGTATGACGTTCCTAGCGCCAGCCAGGGCCATGTTCATCCCGTTCACGACCTGCTCGATGACCGATATGACGATGCCGGAAGTGGACTTTGATTTATCGTAATAGACCTCAAGCCCCGCATTCGAGACGTTACTGCCGGCCTTCGCCGCCATGGCGCTCTTCTCGAACCCGGACGGTATCACGATATACGCCGATATCTTGCCATCTTTAAGCGATTGGGCCAGGTCCATTCCAGCGCCATCCCTCAAGTCGAACACGCCCGTCTGGTTTAAGGCGCCGACGAAGGAATGGGATAATTGCGAGCCGTCAGAATCCTGATAGTAGAGCTCCAGGGGGCCGGACTGGCCGCCGAACAGATATCCCATCAACAGAAACAGGATGATGGGGAAGATCAGGGTCCAGAAGAGCGCGCCCTTGTTCCGGAAGTAGGCGATGAGGCTGTACTTGACGTCGGATACGATCCTCGACATCTACGACGCCTCCTCAGTGAGCTTCTCGCCCGTCAGGTTCAGGAACACGTCCTCGAGCGTCGACTTTTTCACGTATATCTCCTTACAGGAGAGGTCGCCGTTATTGAGAATGGACACGGCTTTGGCGATACTTGCCATTCCGTCTTCGGGAGGCAGCTTCGTGAGGATGTCGCTGCCCGAGATCCGGCTGCCGGGTATCGCCCTGACCAGCTGTTCCCTCGCTTTTTCGCAACAGTCACGTATGATGAGCGTATTCCCTCCGCCATACTTATTGATCAGGTCTTCCGGCGTCCCCTCCGCCACGATCTTGCCCTTGAAGATGACGTCGATGCGGTCCGCAAGATAATACGCTTCGTCCATGTAGTGGGTCGTGAGGAACACGGTCTTTCCACGATTCTTTAATTCCCGGACGGCCTCCCACACGTCCCTCCGCGCCCTGGGGTCCAGTCCCGTGGTGGGCTCGTCAAGGAACACGATGTCCGGGTCGTTGACCAGCGCCAGGGCGATGCCGACGCGCTGCTTCAGGCCGCCGGAAAGGTTCTTGAAGAGTTCTCGGCGCTTATCCTTAAGGCCGAAGGTCTCGATGAGGTGGTCGATGTCGACGGTCTTCGAGTACATCGAGCCGAAATACTCGATGTTCTCCCGGACGGTCAGCCAGTCGAAAGCATTAAAGCTCTGCGGCATCACGCCGACCTTCTGCTTGATCTTCTGCTCTTGCCTGCGGATATCCATGCCAAGGACGCTGACGCTGCCGGAAGTCGGCGTCCTGAGCGTCTCCAGGATCTCGACGGTCGTCGTCTTTCCCGCACCATTCGGGCCCAGGAAGGCGAAAACCTCGCCCTGGTCGACGGTAAAGGAAATGCCGTCTACTGCCATGAAGTTACCATATTTTTTGACGAGCGCATCCACTTTAATGACCGGTTCTGTCATTCTCATCTCTCCGATAGTGCCCACTTAGTTAGCGATTTTCATCCTTTAAAAAATTTTTAATATAGACTCAATAGTCTTTCATATTTTTCGGTCTATAGCCAGTGATGCCAGTGGTGGCGGGGTATGAGCCCTCCCAGGATACCCACGATGAACCCGATGGCAGCCAGCAGCCCGGCCATGCGGATGCTGCCGATGCCCGTTAGCCCATGCAGGCCCGCGAGCAGCGCGTTATTGAAGTTCGGCAGGAAATGCTCCATGAGCCAGCCGATGATGAAGCCGAAGATCGCGCCGAAGACGGCGCCGAATATACTTCTGATTATTGTTCCGATTACCATGATATCACCCATTGATTTTCTTGATCTCGTAGAGACAGGCTAACATGCCGATGGTGAACCCGATCACGAGCAGGGACTCGATGCCCCGCGTGCCGCCCAGCAAGTCGATTATCTGCACGGCGAACGCCTGAATATTCCTGACGAGCTCTAATGCTCCATTCGCCAGCATGCCGCTAATCCCATTCATGCTCTCGAGTAACATGACATGTCCCTCCTATTTCTGATATTTCTTTAGCCGCTCCTGTTTTTATTCAGCGACGCCTTTAAATTCGACAGGCGCTCGTTCAGCCTGCTGATCCTTTCATCGCATGCCTCCAGCCGGTCTTTCGGCATATCCTCCAGGTAGGAGACATAGCCGTCGATCTCGGAGAGGCTGTCCTCGACCGGATTGGACCAGGGGCCGCATGCGCTTTCATAGTAGTGTCCATATCTCCTGAAGTGATGGTGGCCATGCACGTACCTGCGGCCATCGCCGTGGCTCCAGTTGTGGAAATACTTTGCGTACTTGCCCGTCCAGGCATAATATACCAGGGCACTGATGAGTATGCCCAGGAGCGTGCCGGCCACGAGGCCAAGGGCCGCCAGCAGCGCGGGCATGCTTGTGACGTGAAGCCCGTTGAGAAGGGCAGCATTTACGCCCGGGAAGAGCTCGATCATGAGCCCCAGGATATAGCCGAATATGGCGCCGAAAAGGGCGCAGACGAAGGTCCAGATGACCGTTCCGAATACCATTTTACATCACCCGTTTATTGCATATTTTCAATGTTATTGACGCGAAAGTATCTCCTTTAGTTTCAGTAGCCGCTCCCCGATGATGCCCAGGCTTTCGACGAAGGGCGCCAGCATCTCATCCGGCGCATCCTCCAGGTACGCGACGTCGTACTGGATCTCCCGTACGACATTTTTTATCGAATATGGCTCATGGACCATCGATATGACCGCCGCAGCTTCTAAGGCTTCCTCGTCAGCGAGCTTCTCAACTTTTCCAGATGTCCGGCGACATCGTTGATCTTATTCTCGTGAGGCGCCAGCTTTTCGGCCGGCAGATCCTCCAGGTACGACAGATAGCTGTCGATCTCGACCAGCACTTCCTCCACCGTGCGCGGGCCGGGGGATGAATTGCGGGCATTTCCCATCTCATTCTTCATGGCGTTCTTTATCGCGCGCATGCGCTCGCGCTCGACGTGCCTTATATCATGCTCCATGTGCCTGATGGCGTGCTCCATGTCATGGGCTCTGTCCTTGATCTCCCGTCCCATTCTCGAGTAATCGTCAAATCCTGGCTCTTCCATGTGTCATCATCCCGGTTACTTGTGCAGCGATTCCTTCAGCCTTGTCATCCTCTCGATGATCCTGCCCAGCTTATCCTCATATGGCAGGACCTTATCCTTCTGCAGGTCCTCCATATAGGAGAGATAGTTGTCGAAATCCGTCAGAATGTTGCCGACGGAGTAGGGCCTTTTGTCCACGTTCTCACCAAAGAAGTTGATGCGGTCGTATCCTTCGGAGGCGAGGACATACCTGCCATCCTCCCTCTTGGTGATCAGCTTTTCCTCCACCATCTTGCTCAGGAGGGGGTAGATCGAGCCAGGGGACGGCCTCCAGGCCCCATAGCTCATGGACTCCATGCTGTCCATGATCTCTGCCCCGTTCATCGGGCGCTCGCCGAGCATGTACAGGACCCAGGACCTTAGTCCTCCGTAGCCGCCGTACCGGCCCAGCTTGCTGAGCTTTCTCCATAGATCGTTCATGTCGCTCATTTTTTCTCACCTATCGTATTACCGATATGGCATATTTTTATTGAAATCATTTTTATGCTCTTGGTATCGAATGTATGATATCGATTATTTATCGGACATTCGATATCGACAATCCGATATTACACGTTACTAGTATATATAGGTTACGTATCAAGGGTTCTGTAAAGTCTGCGGGTGCTAAAGAAGGGTTTGTAAAATCGTGTGCATTTAATATCTGAGAAAGAGCAATGAGAAAATAAAATATAAAAAATGAGGATTGGTTTAACTCGATTTGATCATTTCTTTTGCGAACTTCTTTGCGTTATCTAATTCCTCTTGAGTGGGATGGCTTCTATTAAATAATAAAAAAGTTTTGCCCTGACAATGATATATACCTAGTATAGCGGCGCCCTTCTGCTTTAAAGCATCCGACAAGGTATTTTCCATTTTTTGATTTCCATGGGGATTCATAGACGTATAGAAAATGGCTACCTTGCGGCCTGTAAAGTTGCCCGACTCAATGAATTTCATCATATCTTCACCCGCTTTACTGCCATATGTCCCGGTTCCCAGGAACATAATCTTCGCATCGTCTGGATGCGATGCCTTGACATCTACAGCCTTAACACCCAGCTCTTCTGCTATGGCGTCCGCCACTTTCCTTGTATTTCCACTCCTGGAATAAACTATAACAGAGATATCGCTCATACCTTAAAAATATGCATTTATTATATAAATTGATTCTGTCAAATCCAAAGGTTGCCATCCTTCATCACGCCGAGGCCGCCATAGTCTTGGCCGATGTCGAGATGGAGACTTACGCCGAATATATCTATCGGGCCTGCATGTGCACAGTAAGCGGCAAGGTTAGGCACCCGGCACGTAATCGTCCGTGTTTTTATAGAAATTGAGCACGACATGGCTCTTGCTGTCTTTCAGCATGGGCCCCATGCGGGCTCGCAGGTCGTTCGTATAGTACTCGTACTCCTTCACATCGCAGAAGGCCAGCAGCAGCATGACGTCCCACTCCCCCGTGATGGAGACGTCCATGAGCACGCTCGGGTCGGTCTTGATCGAGCGGATGAATTCCGCCGCCTTCTCCTGGTCCGAGACGTCGAGCTTTAAAAACAGTATAAAATAGGAGCGCAGGCCGAGCTTCTCGTAATTGATCACGGCCTTATATTTCTTGATAGCGCCTTCCTTTTCCAGCTTTCTTATGCGTGACGCCACCGTCTGCCGGGTTATGCCGCACTCTTCCCCGATTTTAGCCAGCGGTATCTTCGAGTCTTTTGCCAATTCCGCTAAGATCTTACGGTCGATTGCATCGATCATGCGATTTTACGGCAAGTTAAGCATAAATCCTGCCAATATAATATGGCTTAACTTCGCGTAAAGCCTCCAAATGAATATATAGCCAAACCGTTACTTAAGTATTTCCATAAAGTTAAAATAATTCAATACATACATAACATGAAGAAAAGTTAAAATAGTATATTATTGTTATACGTTAACAAAATATCTGATTTATTTAACATGAAGTTCATGGTGATATTATGAAGGACTACGTCGTTAAGGACATAAAGCTGGCAAAGCAGGGTGCCGAGCGCATCGAATGGGCGCGTCGCCACATGCCGGTGCTGAACTACATCAAGGAAGAATTCCATAAGACAAAGCCCCTGAAGGGCGTTAACATCATCGCGTGTCTTCACGTCACGGTGGAGACGGCGAACCTCATCTCGACGCTTCAGGCCGGCGGCGCCAGCGTGGCGCTGACCGCTTCCAACCCGCTGTCCACGCAGGACGACGTAGCCGCGGCCCTGGCGAAGGGCGGCGTCAAGGTCTACGCAATAAGGGGCGAGAACGAGAAGCAGTACTACGAGAACATCGAGGCCGCCTTAAAGATAAAGCCGAACGTCACGCTGGACGACGGCGCCGACGTCATCGCCACCGTGCATTCGAAGCACAAGGAATACTTGAAAGGCATCTACGGCGGCTGCGAGGAGACTACTACCGGCGTCATACGGCTCCGGGCCATGGCCAGCGACGGCGCGCTTAAGTACCCCGTCGTAGCGGTCAACGACGCCGAGACAAAGATGATGTTCGACAACCGGTACGGCACCGGGCAGAGCACTCTCCACGGGGTCATCAACGCGACGAACGTGCTACTGGCCGGCAAGAGCTTAGTCGTCGTAGGCTACGGCTGGTGCGGACGGGGCGTGGCCATGCGGGCGAAAGGCATGGGCTCGAACGTCATCGTCGTCGAGGTCAACCCCCGCAAAGCCCTCGAGGCGGCCATGGACGGCTACCGCGTCATGGACATGAAGCAGGCCGCAAAGGAGGGCGACATCTTCATCACCGTCACGGGCGACATTTCCGTGATACGAAAGGATCACTTCAGGCTCATGAAGGACCAGGCCATCGTCTGCAACTCGGGCCACTTCAACGTCGAAATCGACCTGAAGGACCTGGGCAGGATGGCGAAGAAGGTCAAAGAAGTGAAGAACGACGTCATGGAGTACGTCCTGGACGACGGGCGCCGGATCTACGTCCTGGCGGAAGGCCGTCTGGTGAATCTGGCGGCGGCGTTCGGCCACCCGCCCGAGGTCATGGACATGAGCTTCGCGAACCAGGCGCTGTCGGTCAAGTACATCGTCGAGAGCCACAAGAAGCTCAAGAACGAGGTCTATAAGGTCCCCGAGGCCATCGATAACAGAGTGGCGAAGATGAAGCTGGAGACCATGGGCATTAGCATCGAGAAATTAACGAAAGAGCAGGAGAAATACCTGAGCTCCTGGAGCATGGGCACATAAGAGGGCCGTGGCATGGTCGACGTGGTCATATCGGGCACGGTAGCCCTGGACAGTATTAAGACCCCCTTCGGAGAGGTCAAAGAGGTGCTGGGCGGCTCGGCCGTCTATTCCTCCGTCGCCGCCCGCGAGTTCGCCAAAACGGGCATTATCAGCGTTGTTGGCAAGGACTTCCCGAAGAAATACCTGGCGTTCCTGAATAGCATGGGCGTCGACACCGCGGGCATCGATGTCCAGAAGGGCGATACGTTCCGGTGGTCGGGCTTCTACGAGTACGACATGAACCAGGCCCATACGCTGGACACGAAGCTCAACGTGCTGGCCACGTTCGACCCGAAAGTGCCGGAGGCATACCGGCAGTCTAAATATTTATTTTTAGCGAATACCGACCCCGAAGTCCAGATGAAGGTCTACAGGCAGATGAAGAAACCCCGTTTCGTCATGATGGACACCATGAACTTCTGGATCGACAATAAGAAAGAAGCGCTCACGAAGATGATCGAAAAGGTGGACGCGGTCGTCCTGAACGATGCGGAGGCCCGGCAGTACTGGGACTCGCCGAACCTGGTGAACGCCGGGCGCTCGTTCCTCGACCTGGGCCCGAAGGCGGTCATCATCAAGAAAGGCGAGCATGGCGCGCTAATGTTCACCGACGGGGCCTGCTTCAGCGCGCCGGCGTACCCGCTGGAGAAGCTGGTCGACCCGACGGGCGCGGGCGATTCCTTCGCGGGCGGCTTCATCGGCTGGCTGGCCCGGACTGAGGACACCTCCCCCAGGAACATGCGTAAGGCGATCATCTTCGGCAGCGCCATCGCCTCCTATAATGCGGAAGACTTCAGCCTCAACAAGCTTAAAAAGATTACCCGCGACGACATTTTCAATAGATATATGATGTTCCAGGACATTGTCTCATTTTGATGGCGGAATACAGGGAAGAGGT from Methanocella sp. includes:
- a CDS encoding PfkB family carbohydrate kinase gives rise to the protein MVDVVISGTVALDSIKTPFGEVKEVLGGSAVYSSVAAREFAKTGIISVVGKDFPKKYLAFLNSMGVDTAGIDVQKGDTFRWSGFYEYDMNQAHTLDTKLNVLATFDPKVPEAYRQSKYLFLANTDPEVQMKVYRQMKKPRFVMMDTMNFWIDNKKEALTKMIEKVDAVVLNDAEARQYWDSPNLVNAGRSFLDLGPKAVIIKKGEHGALMFTDGACFSAPAYPLEKLVDPTGAGDSFAGGFIGWLARTEDTSPRNMRKAIIFGSAIASYNAEDFSLNKLKKITRDDIFNRYMMFQDIVSF
- a CDS encoding PadR family transcriptional regulator — encoded protein: MSDMNDLWRKLSKLGRYGGYGGLRSWVLYMLGERPMNGAEIMDSMESMSYGAWRPSPGSIYPLLSKMVEEKLITKREDGRYVLASEGYDRINFFGENVDKRPYSVGNILTDFDNYLSYMEDLQKDKVLPYEDKLGRIIERMTRLKESLHK
- the ahcY gene encoding adenosylhomocysteinase, producing the protein MKDYVVKDIKLAKQGAERIEWARRHMPVLNYIKEEFHKTKPLKGVNIIACLHVTVETANLISTLQAGGASVALTASNPLSTQDDVAAALAKGGVKVYAIRGENEKQYYENIEAALKIKPNVTLDDGADVIATVHSKHKEYLKGIYGGCEETTTGVIRLRAMASDGALKYPVVAVNDAETKMMFDNRYGTGQSTLHGVINATNVLLAGKSLVVVGYGWCGRGVAMRAKGMGSNVIVVEVNPRKALEAAMDGYRVMDMKQAAKEGDIFITVTGDISVIRKDHFRLMKDQAIVCNSGHFNVEIDLKDLGRMAKKVKEVKNDVMEYVLDDGRRIYVLAEGRLVNLAAAFGHPPEVMDMSFANQALSVKYIVESHKKLKNEVYKVPEAIDNRVAKMKLETMGISIEKLTKEQEKYLSSWSMGT
- a CDS encoding Lrp/AsnC family transcriptional regulator, which translates into the protein MIDAIDRKILAELAKDSKIPLAKIGEECGITRQTVASRIRKLEKEGAIKKYKAVINYEKLGLRSYFILFLKLDVSDQEKAAEFIRSIKTDPSVLMDVSITGEWDVMLLLAFCDVKEYEYYTNDLRARMGPMLKDSKSHVVLNFYKNTDDYVPGA
- a CDS encoding flavodoxin family protein, with product MSDISVIVYSRSGNTRKVADAIAEELGVKAVDVKASHPDDAKIMFLGTGTYGSKAGEDMMKFIESGNFTGRKVAIFYTSMNPHGNQKMENTLSDALKQKGAAILGIYHCQGKTFLLFNRSHPTQEELDNAKKFAKEMIKSS
- a CDS encoding ABC transporter permease gives rise to the protein MSRIVSDVKYSLIAYFRNKGALFWTLIFPIILFLLMGYLFGGQSGPLELYYQDSDGSQLSHSFVGALNQTGVFDLRDGAGMDLAQSLKDGKISAYIVIPSGFEKSAMAAKAGSNVSNAGLEVYYDKSKSTSGIVISVIEQVVNGMNMALAGARNVIPVTSQDVTTSSMSFVAFLLPGIIGMTIMSSAVNGTVSTTARNKATGVFRKLATTPISRLEWNAAKIINQTIILMLSISISLIVAWLVFGIVPNINAVSVLMIIFGSAVFSGLGMLITTFVKDVDSAENAASAITFPLMFVSGSFISVDSMPWFLRYLADVSPLTYLNNGLRSSMITGNYGDAVMNLIIVAILGIILFVVGVSLLKWKED
- a CDS encoding ABC transporter ATP-binding protein produces the protein MTEPVIKVDALVKKYGNFMAVDGISFTVDQGEVFAFLGPNGAGKTTTVEILETLRTPTSGSVSVLGMDIRRQEQKIKQKVGVMPQSFNAFDWLTVRENIEYFGSMYSKTVDIDHLIETFGLKDKRRELFKNLSGGLKQRVGIALALVNDPDIVFLDEPTTGLDPRARRDVWEAVRELKNRGKTVFLTTHYMDEAYYLADRIDVIFKGKIVAEGTPEDLINKYGGGNTLIIRDCCEKAREQLVRAIPGSRISGSDILTKLPPEDGMASIAKAVSILNNGDLSCKEIYVKKSTLEDVFLNLTGEKLTEEAS